Proteins encoded in a region of the Sterolibacterium denitrificans genome:
- the pgi gene encoding glucose-6-phosphate isomerase, producing the protein MSSIVTTPEWLQLADLARREFDEGPTLRERFAAEPARFADFSLECDGLLLDYSKQHVSREVMAALCALWRSVDIPGWIARMRVGEAINGSEGRAVLHLALREPQPRAEVARVLEHMRDFCAEIHGAHWRGATGEPIRDIVNIGIGGSDLGPKMATQALAAHRQAHLRLHFVSNLDAAHLATTMAQLNPGTTLFIIASKTFTTQETMSNARSARQWLVAALGEAAVARHFVAVSTNLAAVAEFGIDPRNSFEFWDWVGGRFSLWSAIGLPLALSIGHENFMRLLAGAHAMDRHFCTAPAERNLPAIMALLGIWNTNFLGADSLAILPYSQSLEHLPRYLQQLEMESNGKQVRRDGTPVSCDTAPVLWGEAGTNGQHAFYQLLHQGGRLIPCDFIACRQADFVLPGHHAALLANCFAQSEALMRGRTRDEALAEMRAAGLSAERSEQLAPFKTFPGDQPSTTLLLPRLEPYTLGQLLALYEHKVFVQGIIWGINSFDQWGVEYGKQLAARLLPLTAGRQAIDTASDLDSSTAGLIAWVLEP; encoded by the coding sequence ATGAGCAGCATCGTCACCACGCCGGAATGGCTGCAACTGGCCGACCTTGCCCGCAGGGAATTCGATGAGGGACCGACCTTGCGCGAGCGCTTTGCCGCCGAGCCTGCCCGATTCGCGGACTTTTCGCTGGAATGCGACGGGCTCCTGCTCGACTACTCGAAGCAGCATGTCAGCCGCGAAGTCATGGCCGCCCTCTGCGCCCTCTGGCGCAGTGTCGACATCCCCGGCTGGATAGCGCGCATGCGCGTCGGCGAGGCGATCAACGGCAGCGAAGGACGCGCCGTGCTCCACCTCGCCCTGCGCGAACCGCAGCCGCGCGCCGAAGTCGCCCGGGTGCTGGAACACATGCGCGACTTCTGCGCAGAAATTCATGGCGCGCACTGGCGCGGCGCCACTGGCGAACCGATCCGCGACATCGTCAATATCGGCATCGGCGGCTCCGACCTCGGCCCGAAGATGGCCACCCAGGCGCTGGCTGCCCATCGTCAGGCGCATCTGCGGCTGCATTTCGTTTCCAATCTGGATGCCGCCCATCTCGCCACCACGATGGCGCAACTGAATCCAGGCACCACGCTGTTCATCATCGCCAGCAAGACCTTCACCACCCAGGAGACGATGAGCAACGCACGCTCGGCCCGGCAGTGGCTGGTGGCCGCGCTCGGCGAAGCCGCCGTGGCACGCCATTTCGTCGCCGTCTCGACCAATCTGGCGGCCGTCGCGGAATTCGGCATCGACCCGCGCAACAGCTTTGAATTCTGGGATTGGGTGGGTGGCCGTTTCTCGCTCTGGTCGGCCATCGGCCTGCCGCTGGCCCTGTCCATCGGCCACGAAAACTTCATGCGCCTGCTGGCCGGCGCGCATGCCATGGATCGCCACTTCTGCACCGCGCCGGCCGAGCGCAACCTGCCGGCCATCATGGCCTTGCTGGGCATCTGGAACACCAATTTTCTCGGCGCCGACAGCCTCGCCATCCTGCCCTACAGCCAATCGCTCGAACACCTGCCGCGCTACCTGCAGCAACTGGAAATGGAAAGCAACGGCAAGCAGGTGCGCCGCGACGGCACGCCGGTAAGCTGCGACACCGCGCCCGTCCTTTGGGGCGAAGCCGGCACCAATGGCCAGCACGCTTTCTACCAGTTACTCCACCAGGGCGGCCGCCTGATCCCCTGCGATTTCATCGCCTGCCGCCAGGCCGACTTCGTGCTGCCGGGCCATCATGCCGCCCTGCTCGCCAACTGTTTCGCGCAAAGCGAAGCCTTGATGCGCGGCCGAACCCGCGACGAGGCACTGGCCGAAATGCGCGCCGCCGGACTGTCCGCCGAGCGCAGCGAACAACTCGCGCCCTTCAAGACCTTCCCCGGCGATCAGCCCTCGACCACGCTGCTGCTGCCGCGCCTCGAACCGTACACCCTCGGCCAATTGCTCGCGCTCTACGAGCACAAGGTGTTCGTGCAAGGCATCATCTGGGGCATCAACTCCTTCGACCAGTGGGGCGTCGAATACGGCAAGCAACTGGCCGCCCGCCTGCTGCCGCTGACGGCAGGACGGCAGGCCATCGACACGGCGAGCGACCTCGACAGCTCCACCGCCGGCCTGATCGCCTGGGTGCTGGAGCCTTAG
- the glgP gene encoding alpha-glucan family phosphorylase: protein MPGNSFQLEVNPKIPPALARLEELAGDLWYSWDIATRALFARMHPALWHAVNHSPKTFLKRVSQRRLDEAAADPIFIGTMNQVLAAYDNYHRAPALFGLDGRKRLQQDDLVAYFCAEFGFHESLPIYSGGLGILAGDHCKGASDLRLPFVAVGLLYRQGYFQQTIDRDGRQHPRYHDTDFADLPIKPVLREDGSELRISVELPERRVWAKVWLATAGNTPLYLLDTALAENTAADRDITHRLYGGDRTTRLEQEILLGVGGVRVLHELKIKPTVWHINEGHAAFLILERIRQLTGQRQPALAALDFGCALEAVAANTVFTTHTPVPAGHDHFSMETMRQYFSPYCEETGIGSERLLALGQTDGSQDFNMTALAIRGSRYHNGVSRIHGRVSAHILAGMWPQIEPLDNPVDYITNGVHAASFLAADWHGTFDRHLGLGWMQRLTDQHCWQGVHRIPDQIFWSIRQSLKARLLHLVRHRVRAQHLRNQASEAHLDRMLKLADPHNPTVLTIGFARRFATYKRATLLFNNPGLLREIITNSERPVLFIFAGKAHPADEPGQELIRQIAELSRLPEFEGHILLLEGYDLHLSRRLVAGVDVWLNNPVYPLEASGTSGMKAAMNGAINLSVADGWWGEGYDGNNGWEIKPGAESLTAEQRDAEEARTLHELLQDKIIPMYYRNTSLGYSPEWVAMAKQSIASIMPRFNVHRMLEEYVDKFYAPAAGQWRKYARDDFRGARQVAEWKTHVRQCWPGVALRRIDAPQQHVLFGDTLRVEVAVQLNGLAPDDVSVELVFARPGERNPAKSKHYTLRHAGPLDNGEHLYTRELTPDLCGKIEYRFRVFPFHELLTHPFEMGMMVWL, encoded by the coding sequence ATGCCAGGCAATTCCTTTCAGCTCGAAGTCAATCCCAAGATTCCGCCAGCGCTTGCGCGCCTCGAAGAACTTGCCGGCGATCTCTGGTACAGCTGGGACATCGCCACCCGCGCGCTGTTCGCCCGCATGCATCCGGCGCTCTGGCATGCGGTCAACCACAGTCCAAAAACCTTTCTGAAACGGGTATCGCAACGGCGTCTCGACGAAGCGGCCGCCGATCCGATTTTCATCGGCACCATGAACCAGGTGCTGGCGGCATACGACAACTACCACCGCGCGCCGGCGCTCTTCGGCCTCGATGGCAGGAAACGGCTGCAGCAGGATGATCTGGTTGCCTACTTCTGCGCCGAATTCGGCTTTCACGAAAGCCTGCCGATCTATTCCGGCGGTCTGGGCATCCTTGCCGGCGATCACTGCAAGGGCGCATCGGATCTGCGCCTGCCTTTCGTCGCCGTCGGCCTGCTCTACCGCCAGGGCTACTTCCAGCAGACCATCGACCGCGACGGCCGCCAGCATCCGCGCTATCACGACACCGATTTCGCCGACCTGCCGATCAAGCCGGTCTTGCGCGAAGACGGCAGCGAATTGCGCATCAGCGTCGAACTGCCGGAGCGCCGCGTATGGGCCAAGGTCTGGCTGGCCACCGCCGGCAACACGCCGCTGTATCTGCTCGACACGGCCCTGGCGGAAAACACGGCGGCGGATCGCGACATCACCCACCGCCTCTACGGCGGCGACCGCACCACCCGCCTCGAACAGGAAATCCTGCTCGGCGTGGGCGGCGTGCGCGTGCTGCACGAGCTGAAGATCAAACCGACGGTCTGGCACATCAACGAAGGCCATGCCGCCTTTCTGATTCTCGAACGCATCCGCCAGTTGACCGGACAACGCCAACCGGCGCTGGCAGCGTTGGATTTCGGCTGCGCCCTGGAAGCCGTTGCCGCCAATACCGTATTCACCACGCACACGCCCGTGCCGGCCGGCCACGACCACTTTTCCATGGAGACGATGCGCCAGTACTTCAGCCCCTACTGCGAGGAAACCGGCATCGGCAGCGAGCGCCTGCTGGCGCTGGGCCAGACGGACGGCAGCCAGGACTTCAACATGACGGCGCTGGCGATACGCGGCTCGCGCTATCACAATGGCGTCTCGCGCATCCATGGCCGCGTCTCGGCGCACATCCTGGCCGGCATGTGGCCGCAGATCGAGCCGCTGGACAATCCGGTCGATTACATCACCAACGGCGTGCATGCCGCTTCCTTCCTCGCCGCCGACTGGCACGGCACCTTCGATCGCCACCTCGGCCTGGGCTGGATGCAGCGGCTCACCGACCAGCACTGCTGGCAGGGCGTGCACCGGATTCCCGATCAGATCTTCTGGAGCATCCGCCAGTCCCTGAAGGCGCGCCTGCTGCATCTGGTGCGCCACCGTGTCCGCGCCCAGCACCTGCGCAACCAGGCTTCCGAAGCGCACCTGGACCGCATGCTGAAGCTCGCCGATCCGCACAACCCCACCGTGCTGACCATCGGCTTCGCCCGCCGCTTCGCCACCTACAAGCGCGCCACGCTGCTGTTCAACAATCCCGGCCTGCTGCGCGAAATCATCACCAACAGCGAACGGCCGGTACTCTTCATCTTCGCCGGCAAGGCCCATCCGGCCGACGAACCGGGCCAGGAACTGATCCGCCAGATTGCCGAGCTCTCGCGCCTGCCGGAGTTCGAGGGCCATATCCTGCTGCTCGAAGGCTACGACCTGCACCTGTCGCGCCGCCTGGTTGCCGGCGTCGACGTCTGGCTCAACAATCCGGTGTATCCGCTCGAAGCCTCCGGTACCTCGGGCATGAAGGCGGCGATGAACGGCGCGATCAATCTCTCCGTCGCCGACGGCTGGTGGGGCGAGGGCTACGATGGAAACAACGGCTGGGAAATCAAGCCCGGCGCGGAAAGCCTCACCGCGGAGCAGCGCGACGCCGAAGAAGCCCGCACGCTCCACGAACTGCTGCAGGACAAGATCATTCCCATGTACTACCGTAATACCTCGCTGGGCTATTCGCCCGAATGGGTGGCCATGGCCAAGCAATCGATCGCCAGCATCATGCCGCGCTTCAACGTGCATCGCATGCTGGAGGAATACGTCGACAAATTCTATGCGCCGGCGGCCGGCCAGTGGCGCAAGTATGCCCGCGACGATTTCCGCGGCGCGCGCCAGGTTGCCGAATGGAAGACGCACGTGCGCCAATGCTGGCCGGGCGTGGCCCTGCGGCGCATCGACGCACCGCAGCAGCACGTGCTGTTTGGCGACACCCTGCGCGTCGAAGTGGCGGTGCAGCTCAACGGCCTGGCGCCGGACGATGTCAGCGTCGAACTGGTTTTCGCCCGTCCCGGCGAGCGCAACCCAGCCAAGAGCAAGCATTACACGCTGCGTCACGCAGGCCCGCTCGACAACGGCGAACACTTGTACACGCGCGAACTGACGCCGGACCTGTGCGGCAAGATCGAATACCGCTTCCGCGTTTTCCCCTTCCACGAACTGCTGACCCATCCTTTCGAAATGGGCATGATGGTCTGGCTATGA
- a CDS encoding class I fructose-bisphosphate aldolase, translating into MTAIQTLLGDEAESLLSHVCHGISKERLHLPGPDFIDRVLQAGDRSPAVLRNLAALFNHGRLAGTGYLSILPVDQGVEHSGGASFAPNPAYFDPENIVRLAIEGGCNGVASTLGVLGSVARRYAHRIPFIVKLNHNEFLSYPNTYDQSMFADVEQAFAMGAAAVGATIYFGSAESRRQIWEVSQAFKRAHELGMATVLWCYLRNGAFKVDGVDYHTAADLTGQANHLGVTIEADIIKQKMAENNGGFNAVKFSKTSPKVYSELTTPHPIDLVRYQVANCYMGRAGMINSGGESKGAGDLTQAVRTAVINKRAGGMGLISGRKAFQKPMAEGVALLNAIQDVYLSEAVSIA; encoded by the coding sequence ATGACCGCCATCCAAACCCTCCTCGGCGATGAAGCCGAAAGCCTGCTTTCCCACGTCTGCCACGGCATCTCCAAGGAACGCCTGCATCTGCCCGGCCCCGACTTCATCGACCGCGTGCTGCAGGCCGGCGACCGCTCGCCGGCGGTACTGCGCAATCTCGCCGCGCTGTTCAACCACGGCCGCCTCGCCGGCACCGGCTACCTGTCGATCCTGCCGGTCGACCAGGGCGTCGAACATTCCGGCGGCGCCTCGTTCGCGCCCAACCCGGCCTATTTCGATCCGGAGAACATCGTCAGGCTGGCCATCGAAGGCGGCTGCAATGGCGTCGCCTCGACGCTGGGCGTGCTCGGCAGCGTCGCCCGCCGCTACGCGCATCGCATTCCCTTCATCGTCAAGCTGAACCACAACGAGTTCCTCTCCTACCCAAACACCTACGACCAGAGCATGTTCGCCGACGTGGAGCAAGCCTTCGCCATGGGCGCGGCCGCCGTCGGCGCGACGATCTACTTCGGCTCGGCCGAGTCGCGCCGGCAGATCTGGGAAGTCTCGCAAGCCTTCAAGCGCGCCCATGAGCTGGGCATGGCGACGGTGCTCTGGTGCTATCTGCGCAACGGCGCCTTCAAGGTCGACGGCGTCGACTACCACACCGCCGCCGACCTGACCGGCCAGGCCAACCATCTGGGCGTGACCATCGAGGCGGACATCATCAAGCAGAAGATGGCCGAGAACAACGGCGGCTTCAACGCCGTCAAGTTCAGCAAGACCAGTCCCAAGGTGTATTCCGAACTGACCACGCCGCACCCGATCGATCTGGTGCGCTACCAGGTGGCCAACTGCTACATGGGACGCGCCGGCATGATCAACTCGGGCGGCGAGTCGAAGGGCGCGGGCGACCTGACGCAGGCGGTGCGCACCGCCGTGATCAACAAGCGCGCCGGCGGCATGGGCCTGATCTCCGGACGCAAGGCGTTCCAGAAACCGATGGCCGAAGGTGTCGCATTGCTCAACGCAATCCAGGACGTTTACCTTTCAGAGGCCGTGAGCATCGCCTAA
- a CDS encoding alpha-amylase/4-alpha-glucanotransferase domain-containing protein, with protein sequence MIDLLFGVHAHQPVGNFASVIDDAHVRCYGMFLRVLDRYPEFRFNVHFSGWLLDQLHERHPADMALLAGMTARGQVEWFGSGDCEPVLAAIPQRDRISQLDTLSGKIARHYGRRPQGAWLTERVWESSVITALAATGIRYAVVDDYNFLCTGLPAAALDGYYSTEEGGQRLDLYPISETLRYRLPFSPAGEAVAHLETLAQQGRQAAIYFDDIEKFGIWPETYAWVYEQRWLEQFIEGVLASPHIRTSTFADHHAQAATRGIVYLPTASYFEMNEWTLPPHAAASFNELVDAEKRAGRYERHKPFLRGGIWRNFISRYPESNWMHKRMLAVSTRLADVPADAPQRAVLQEHLHRAQANDAYWHGLFGGLYLPHLRRAVWNNLLALEAALDHLRPRPAGEQTDLDLDGHAEPRLTNAELQAIARADGDACLIEFDSYPLRHNFADTLRRHAEGYHRRIEEYFRQHTDGGNGSDGATDTAPRSAHDRIAFKHPLTAEDARPDIRPRGICVDSLIDGHGAAHALQNYRLVAATAGELHFTAEHAGTCSTRIDKHYRLAEHLLTVEYVLTRAAQAVEDTACALEIRLDLAMPSCDGYSGRYRLQDGSTPCGFGETLQLGEMDELTLEDDELGGALRLTADYPLQLDARPHHTVSQSEAGFEKIMQSVCLTLRWQPPPTGQQKLWLALSVSGSGTVPNDAR encoded by the coding sequence ATGATCGATCTGCTTTTCGGTGTCCATGCCCATCAGCCCGTCGGCAATTTCGCCTCGGTCATCGACGATGCCCACGTGCGCTGCTACGGCATGTTCCTGCGCGTGCTCGATCGCTATCCGGAATTCCGCTTCAACGTGCATTTCTCCGGCTGGCTGCTCGACCAGTTGCATGAGCGCCATCCCGCGGACATGGCCTTGCTCGCCGGCATGACGGCGCGCGGCCAGGTCGAATGGTTCGGCTCGGGCGACTGCGAGCCGGTGCTGGCGGCGATTCCGCAGCGCGACCGCATCAGCCAGCTCGACACGCTTTCCGGCAAGATCGCGCGCCACTACGGCCGGCGCCCGCAAGGCGCCTGGCTCACCGAACGCGTCTGGGAATCCTCCGTGATCACGGCATTGGCGGCCACCGGCATCCGCTATGCCGTCGTGGATGATTACAATTTTCTGTGCACCGGCCTGCCGGCGGCGGCACTCGACGGCTACTACAGCACCGAGGAAGGCGGCCAGCGGCTGGATCTCTATCCGATTTCCGAAACGCTGCGCTACCGCCTGCCTTTCTCCCCCGCCGGCGAGGCCGTCGCCCATCTCGAAACCCTGGCGCAACAGGGCCGGCAGGCGGCGATTTACTTCGACGACATCGAGAAGTTCGGCATCTGGCCGGAAACCTACGCATGGGTCTATGAACAACGTTGGCTGGAGCAATTCATCGAAGGCGTGCTGGCCTCGCCGCACATCCGCACCAGCACCTTTGCCGACCACCACGCGCAAGCGGCGACGCGCGGCATCGTGTATCTGCCGACCGCCTCCTATTTCGAAATGAATGAATGGACGCTGCCGCCGCATGCCGCGGCAAGCTTCAACGAACTGGTGGATGCCGAAAAACGGGCCGGCCGCTATGAGCGGCACAAGCCCTTCCTGCGCGGCGGCATCTGGCGCAACTTCATCAGCCGCTATCCGGAATCGAACTGGATGCACAAGCGCATGCTGGCCGTCTCGACGCGCCTGGCAGACGTGCCGGCCGACGCGCCGCAACGCGCAGTGCTGCAGGAGCACCTGCACCGTGCCCAGGCCAACGACGCCTACTGGCACGGCCTGTTCGGCGGCCTCTACCTGCCGCACCTGCGCCGCGCGGTCTGGAACAACCTGCTGGCGCTGGAGGCCGCGCTCGACCACCTGCGACCGCGCCCTGCCGGCGAGCAAACCGATCTCGATCTCGACGGCCATGCCGAACCGCGACTCACCAATGCCGAGCTGCAAGCCATCGCGCGCGCCGACGGCGATGCCTGCCTGATCGAGTTCGACAGTTATCCGCTACGCCACAACTTTGCCGACACGCTGCGCCGCCACGCCGAGGGCTATCACCGCAGGATCGAGGAATATTTCCGGCAGCACACCGACGGCGGCAATGGCAGCGATGGCGCAACCGACACCGCGCCACGCTCGGCGCACGATCGCATCGCCTTCAAGCATCCCCTCACCGCCGAGGATGCCCGGCCCGACATCCGCCCGCGCGGCATCTGCGTCGACAGCCTGATCGACGGCCATGGCGCGGCACATGCGCTGCAGAACTACCGCCTGGTTGCAGCCACGGCGGGGGAACTGCATTTCACTGCCGAGCACGCCGGTACGTGCAGTACACGCATCGACAAACACTACCGCCTGGCCGAGCATCTGCTGACGGTGGAATACGTCCTCACCCGCGCCGCCCAGGCGGTCGAGGACACGGCCTGCGCCCTGGAAATCCGGCTCGATCTGGCCATGCCCAGTTGCGACGGCTATTCCGGCCGCTACCGGCTGCAGGATGGCAGCACGCCTTGCGGCTTCGGTGAAACACTGCAGCTCGGCGAGATGGACGAACTCACGCTGGAAGACGACGAACTGGGCGGCGCACTGCGTCTGACCGCCGACTATCCTTTGCAACTGGATGCCAGGCCACATCACACGGTATCGCAATCCGAAGCGGGGTTTGAAAAGATCATGCAATCCGTCTGCCTGACCCTGCGCTGGCAGCCTCCACCCACCGGCCAGCAGAAACTCTGGCTGGCGCTGTCCGTCTCTGGCTCCGGCACCGTCCCGAACGACGCGCGCTGA
- a CDS encoding glycoside hydrolase family 57 protein, with amino-acid sequence MLDLVFLWHMHQPDYRDHQATAEGSRFVLPWVYLHAIKDYSDMAAHLERHPGIHAVINFVPVLLEQIEDYVEQFDSGNFRDPLLRLLARPSLEPLDHTSRDYLLQACFRSNHLTMLAPFPRYQRLHDVYRELARHGGSAMAYLSDSYFADLVTWYHLAWTGESERRNRPLIAELMSKGEGYTFAERQSLLALIGEILRGIIPRYRALAERGQIELSTTPQTHPLAPLLLDFNVAHDSLPEVALPLMPNYPGGRSRVDAQLDVARRSHIQRFGAAPAGMWPAEGAISPAYVEQLAAHGCRWIASGEGVLRASLHASGLAQPGAEQEPESARAPYHPWQLGGAPGLTLFFRDERLSDMIGFEYAKWHGQDAARHFVDTLERILAATPPGERAVVSIIMDGENAWEHYPYNAYYFFEDLYGLLESHARIRTTTYSALLDRADAPVATLPRLLTGSWVFGTLSTWIGDADKNHAWDLLCAAKQSYDLVLASGRLDAQQCAAATAQLAICESSDWFWWFGDYNPAPTVAVFDQLFRRNLSNLYQLLQLPPPAQLAKPISRGLHESADPAGDDTRSASGAMRRAQDAATS; translated from the coding sequence ATGCTCGACCTGGTCTTTCTCTGGCACATGCATCAACCCGACTACCGCGACCATCAGGCCACGGCGGAAGGCAGCCGTTTCGTCCTGCCCTGGGTGTATCTGCATGCCATCAAGGATTACAGCGACATGGCCGCGCACCTGGAGCGCCACCCCGGCATCCATGCGGTGATCAACTTCGTGCCGGTGCTGCTCGAACAAATCGAGGATTACGTCGAACAGTTCGACAGCGGCAATTTCCGCGATCCGCTGCTGCGCCTGCTGGCCCGGCCCAGCCTCGAGCCGCTCGACCACACCAGCCGCGACTACCTGCTGCAGGCCTGTTTCCGCAGCAACCACCTGACCATGCTCGCGCCTTTCCCGCGCTACCAGCGGCTGCACGATGTTTATCGCGAACTGGCGCGGCATGGCGGCTCCGCCATGGCTTACCTGTCGGACAGCTATTTTGCCGATCTCGTCACCTGGTATCACCTGGCCTGGACGGGTGAAAGCGAACGGCGCAACCGGCCCCTGATTGCCGAACTGATGAGCAAGGGCGAAGGCTATACCTTTGCCGAACGCCAGTCCCTGCTGGCACTGATCGGCGAGATCCTGCGCGGCATCATCCCGCGCTACCGGGCACTGGCCGAGCGCGGCCAGATCGAGCTGTCCACCACCCCGCAGACGCATCCGCTCGCCCCGCTGCTGCTCGACTTCAACGTCGCTCACGACAGCCTGCCGGAGGTGGCGCTGCCGCTGATGCCGAACTATCCGGGCGGACGCAGCCGGGTCGACGCCCAGCTCGATGTCGCGCGCCGCAGCCATATCCAGCGCTTCGGCGCCGCGCCGGCCGGCATGTGGCCCGCCGAAGGCGCGATCTCGCCCGCCTATGTCGAACAACTCGCCGCGCATGGCTGCCGCTGGATCGCCAGTGGCGAAGGCGTGCTGCGCGCCTCGCTGCACGCCAGCGGTCTGGCGCAGCCGGGAGCGGAGCAGGAACCGGAATCAGCACGCGCGCCCTACCATCCCTGGCAGCTTGGCGGCGCGCCCGGCCTGACCCTGTTTTTCCGCGACGAGCGCCTCTCCGACATGATCGGCTTCGAATACGCGAAGTGGCATGGCCAGGATGCCGCGCGGCATTTCGTCGATACCCTGGAGCGGATCCTTGCCGCGACCCCGCCCGGCGAACGGGCCGTGGTCAGCATCATCATGGATGGCGAAAACGCCTGGGAACACTATCCCTACAACGCCTATTATTTCTTCGAGGATCTGTACGGCCTGCTCGAATCGCATGCGCGGATACGCACCACCACCTACAGCGCCCTGCTCGATCGCGCGGACGCGCCCGTCGCCACCCTGCCGCGCCTGCTGACCGGCAGTTGGGTATTCGGCACGCTATCGACCTGGATCGGCGATGCCGACAAGAACCACGCCTGGGATCTGCTTTGCGCCGCCAAGCAGAGCTACGACCTGGTGCTGGCCAGCGGCCGCCTGGATGCGCAACAGTGCGCCGCGGCGACCGCCCAGTTGGCGATCTGCGAAAGCTCGGACTGGTTCTGGTGGTTCGGCGACTACAACCCGGCCCCGACGGTTGCCGTCTTCGACCAACTGTTCCGCCGCAACCTCTCCAACCTCTACCAGTTGCTGCAACTGCCGCCGCCCGCGCAACTGGCGAAACCGATTTCCCGCGGCCTGCATGAAAGCGCCGACCCGGCCGGCGACGATACCCGCAGTGCGAGCGGCGCCATGCGCCGGGCGCAGGATGCCGCCACCTCCTGA